TGCCAGGCAACTGGATGAAGTACTGTGCACTTCCGGTGCTGATTGGTGTGATCGTCGGCATGGGATACGACACCCGCTTCTATCGTGCGGTGATGGTTGAGGAATGTACACGCGACTACATCACCACAGCACGCGCGAAGGGGGCGACGAATCGAAAGATCATGTTTGTTCACATGCTGAAGAACGCGATGATTCCCATCATCACCCGTATCATGATCTCGCTGCCGTTTCTTATTGCCGGTTCGATTCTTGCTGAGTACTACTTCAATATTCCCGGGATGGGGCGCTTACTTATCAACTCGATTAACTCAAAGGACTTTCCGGTTGTGCAGTATGTGACCGCGCTCTTCGCTGCGGTCGTTATTTTCACTGTGATACTGACCGACGTGCTGTACGCGGTTGTTGATCCGAGGGTGCGATTGTCATGATGCAACGTATCCTCAACTCCCGCGGGTGGAAGAAGTTTCGACGGAACAAAGCCGCAATGGCGATGCTGTTTGTCATTGCTGCATACGTGGTCATTTCGCTCTGGATCGTGCTGACCAGTGCCATCAACTGGATGACGCATGGAGCGCTGGAGGATCGTCCGGTGCTCGGGGCGCTGCTTGTCAGCGGGACAAAGGCACGCGTCGGGCCGGATGAGTTTCCAGGATTTGGTGTCTCGGTTTCTCGCGAAAAGCAGTATCTCAACAACGTGTTCTATCTTGGGTTGCTGCAACGTGCTGCCGATGAAGTTGCAGGTCTTGATCCTTCTTTCGATCGAACCTTTGAGGATGTGCTGCGAGATTCTGGTGTATCGGGTCGACCGTTGATCTCGGTATCGATGGAAGCCCTCAAGTTGGATGCAGAGCATGGCGCCCAACTGCTCCAGTCAATCCGAGAGCCAAGTCTGGCACTGCCATCATGCACAAAGCTTGTTGAGTTGTGTGATATGCTGCCAGCGCAAGCAAAGCATGTTCAGGAGATCGCAAAGTCGGATGATGCGAAGCAACTTGATAATGCGGTTGAGTCGGTATCGAACACGATGCTGAATATCGGCGGTCATATCGAGGAGTACGAAAAGCACATCCGAGATCTATACCGGGTGGTTGATGAAGACACAGCATCAGAAGATGCTGATGCACTGCTCGCGATTGATGTCGAAGATGTCTACGACATGGACGACGCATTGTTTGATATCGAGGACTATAACGAGTCGCTTTATGACGCTGCACTGATTGACCGTATTCGGTCAGCAGCAGCAGCTCAGCAGACGAAAGTCAGCGATGTGATCGATGTGCAGATCGGACGCGTCAATGAGCTTGTTTCTCGCGTTATTCCGATGCCGAGTGGGTTTGCCGGATTGGTCTATCGACTCAAGATGATCTGCGGCACGGATGGCCAGGGACGATCTGTGCTTGTGCGTGCAATCTATTCGGCGAAGATTGCGATCCAGGTGGGTGTTGTGACGGGTTTAAGTGCGGTGCTGTTTGGTTCACTGCTCGGAGCTGCTGCAGCTTTCTTTGGGGGCTGGGTTGATCATTCCGTAAACTGGCTCTATTCAACGTTCTCGTCAATCCCCAGTCTTGTGCTGCTTGCAGTGCTCGCGTTCATGTTTATGGGGAGCGACGTTGACGGCACACTCGTGCCGTTGTATGTCGCGTTTGGAATGACATACTGGATTGGACCGTGCCGTGTGATTCGCGGCGAGGCGATGAAGATCAAAGAACTTGAGTATGTGCAGGCTGCCACCGCAATTGGGTTTGGACGGTTCTATATCCTTGTCAGACACATCATCCCTAACACACTGCATCTGATGTTCATCAACTTCAGCCTGCTCTTTATTGCTGCAATCAAGGGTGAGGTTATTCTCACGTTCCTAGGACTCGGTTTGAAGGATGGCGCAAGCTGGGGTCTCATGATCAACCAGTCAAAGTCGCAGATCGTGCAGGATTTCTTCTGGCAGATCGGCACTGCAACGTTCTTTATGTTTGTGCTCGTGCTCGCGTTCAATATTCTGACCGATGCACTGCAGGACGCGTTCGATCCCAAGCATGTGTCGTGATGTGAGGCGTTGATATCGGAGTAACAGGATCTTCATGACTGCGTTTGCTTCCAAAACAACTGACAGAGCCCGTGCCAAAGCCGGGGCACCGGTGCTTCAGGTGCGTCATCTCACAACCCGTTTTCGCACGGACGATGGCATTGTGACCGCGATTGATGATGTCTCGTACGATGTCTTTGCAGGTGAGACTGTTGGCATTGTTGGCGAGAGCGGCTGCGGCAAAACCGTGACCAGCAAGACCATCATGCGCCTCCTGCCCGAGCACGTTACCATCATTGATCCAAAGAGCGAGATCATGTTCGAGGGGAACAATCTCGTCAATGCCACTGAAAACGAGATGCGAGAGGTTCGTGGCGACAAAATCGCCATGATATTCCAGGAGCCGATGACAAGTCTGAACCCGGTGTTCACCGTCGGCTGGCAGCTTGATGAGGCGCTGAAGTATCACACAAAGCTCAACAAGCGGGAACGTCGCGATCGTGCGATCGAGATGCTCAGGCTCGTCGAGATGCCAAATCCGGAGCGCCGGGTGGATGAGTATCCGCATCAGCTTTCTGGTGGGATGCGCCAGCGTGTGATGATCGCGATCGCGCTGTGTTGTGAGCCGGATATTCTTATTGCTGACGAACCAACGACCGCGCTCGACGTGACGATCCAGGCGCAGATCCTTGACCTGATGAACCAGCTCAAGGAGAAACTGAACACTGCAATTGTGCTCATTACGCACGACCTCGGTGTTGTTGCACAGGTCTGCGATCGTGTTGTCGTGATGTATGCCGGGCGTGTTGTTGAGCAGGCGCCCGTGCGCGATCTGTTCAAGCGTCCCCAGCATCCATACACCAAGGCACTGCTCGATTCGATTCCCAAGTCTGGAAAGAAGGAAAAGGGCAAACGGCTTGCGACGATTCCCGGTATCGTGCCGAGTCTCCGAAATCTGCCAAAGGGATGTCGTTTCAACGAGCGATGCGCTTTCAGACAGGACAGATGTGTTGCAGAGGAGCCGGATCTGACAACCGGAGCCGATGGCAGGCAATATCGATGCTTTTTCCCAGTGCCGTCTCCGATGACTCTGACAATCGGCCAGACGCAGTAACCACATGAACACGCCAGAACAGACAGGGATTCGGAAAAACATATGCCACCGTTGATCCAAGCTCGCAACATTGTCAAGCACTTTCCCGTCAGAGGCGGGATGCTCAATCGCATAGTGCGCAAGGTGCATGCTGTCAACGATGTGTCGTTCGATATTAACAAAGGTGAGATTCTTGGTGTGGTGGGGGAGTCTGGTTGTGGCAAGAGCACGCTCGGCAAGGTCATTATTCGATTGATCGAACCCACAAGTGGAAGCATCAAGTATGATGGCAAGGAAGTGACCGATCTTGATCATGCAGCACTCATGCCGTTGCGCAAGCGCATGCAGATCATCTTTCAGGATCCGTATTCGTCTCTGAATCCCCGTCTTACAGTGCGTGCGCTGCTCAAGGAAGCGATCCGACTTCACAACATTGTGCCGCCACAGGAGATGGATGATTACATCGTCAATCTTGCGCAGACGGTTGGGCTTCGTCCCGATGCGGTTGATCGTTTCCCGCACGAGTTTTCAGGTGGTCAGCGCCAGCGTATCGGTATCGCTCGTGCGCTCGCTTTAAAGCCAGAGTTCATTATCGCTGATGAGCCGGTCAGTGCGCTCGACGTGTCCATCCAGGCGCAGGTGCTGAACCTGATGATGGAGCTCAAGGAAACGTTCGGGCTGACGATGATGTTCATCAGCCACGACCTGAAGGTCATTGAGCACTTCTGTGATCGTGTGCTGGTGATGTATCTTGGGCATCTGGTCGAAACGCTCTCGTGCGATAATCTGCATGAGGATGCAAAGCACCCGTACACAAAGGCGCTGCTCGGGGCCAACCCCATCAACGACCCAGACGAACGCAGGCCATTGACCGTGCTTCAGGGGGATGTACCGAGTCCATTCAATATGCCCAAGGGATGTCCATTTGCTGGTCGGTGCCCGCTTGTGGAGCCACGCTGCAGGACCGAGATGCCCCCTCTGAAGCAGCATTCGAACGGCCAAGCCGTGGCCTGCTGGGTGGTGAACGAGCCACAGCCCGCGGCTGTATAGCTCTCAGGCTTCTATTCACCCGTGACGACGTCGGGACAGGTCTGTGTTTTTTTGCTTCGGCAGTGTGTTTTTTCGTCTTCGTTTCTACGATGCGAACGGGTATCTGCGGGCTGGAACGCAAGATAATCCCAGTGGACGTTCTATTGAGACGATGCTGATGTCGAAGATTGGCCGGATGCCGTCAAGTGGAGGTCAGCAGCGTGTGGAACGGACTGGAGCGACGCAAGGACATGAGTGACCGGTACAAGTCAATTCTGCTGTTCGGTGCACCAGGTGTTGGCAAGGGAACGCAGGGGGCGCTGCTTGCCAAAGTCCCCGGATTCCATCACCTGTCGACCGGTGAGATGTTCCGCAATATGGATCGTGGGAGTGAGCTTGGGCGTGTGTTTACGCAGTACTCCCATCGCGGCGAGCTTGTGCCGGACGAACTGACCATCCGCTTGTGGGGTGAGAACGTCAACGCACGTCGTACGTTGGGTTTGTACAAGCCTGATCGAGACATTCTCCTGCTCGACGGGATTCCTCGAACCACTGCGCAGGCTCGGCTGATGGAGGGGCGCATTGAGGTGCTCGGTATCGTCCATCTCACCACATCCGATCCAGAGGTGATGGTGAAACGGCTCCGCGACCGCGCGTTGAAAGAGGGCCGTGTTGACGACGCGGACGAGAAGACGATTCGGCGCCGGTTTGAGGTGTACCAGAACGAAACACGGCCGATGCTCGAACACTACACGCCCGAACTTGTCCATGACGTCGAGGCAGTTGGCTCACCCGCGTATGTGCTGCTGAACATCCTGCAGGCGATTGTGCCTGTGCTTGAACAAGCTGGCGCGTGCTCGTGCGCCAAGTAATGCGGGATCCAGTGGAGTTGTACAAAAGGGCGAATAGTTCCAATTTTTTCACGCTACACTTGCATATGGGTACACGCCGCGCTTTCACATTGATCGAACTGCTTGTCGTAATCGCGATTATCTCGATCCTCATTGGCATTCTGCTCCCCGCTATGGGGGCTGCCCGGCACGCAGCGCGGGTGACCGTGTGCGCGACGAAGCTTCAGCAGATGGGCATTGGTCTCGCAATGTACTGGAACGATTATGAGCGAATGATGCCGCAGGTGCTCGTTGATGTGGGTGCTGGGGTGCCGAAGCCTGTTGGTGCGCTCTTCGGTGGCAAGAAGGGGACGCTGCCCGCGTTCGGGATCAACGAGTTTGGCGCTGAACGCAGACCGTTGAACCAGTATCTCATGAATCGCGACGTGCCGAAAGACGATGAGACCGGCGTTGTGGAACTGGAAGAGTACCATTCGCCTCTCGATTCTGGCGCGAATGTTCCCGGTGTCGGACCGGTCGAATCGATGTACGACCTGCTTGGTTCAAGCTACACAATCAATGATCATGCACTCGATACGGTGCCGTATGTTGACACAATCCCGACGTTGGTTCCAGACTTTGGTGGGCGTATGCCGCGTATTGCCCAGCCGTCGAGAACAATCGCTATCGCAACACACACGGTCTACAACTATGATGACGATGGCGATCGCGAGACATACTGGTTCGACAAGCGGCAGATCAAAGCGAACATTCTGTTTGTTGATCTGCACGTGAAAGCTGGTCTGCGTGTGCCATACACACCGGGCGAGCCGACAAACACGACCAAGGACTACACGTTTCTTCCAGTGCCCGAACCACTCCAGCCAGATGAGTAGATACGAGTTTCCTCGTACGGATTACCGCGAGTTGGTTTTGTCACTTCCGCGCTGTGCAGTGCTGATCGCACTGAACGCGATGTGCTGGATCGCAATCCCGGGTGCATCTGGCCTAAACCATAACCCATAGAATGCAGGCGAGCCGTAGGCGCGTGTGTTTATGGGTGCTGGCGGATGGAAATGATGCGCAATCGGAACGACACGGTTCAGTTCATCGTGTGTTCCAAAGAACGGCCACTCACGATCAACACCGCGCGGACGAGAGCTTGATTTACGCATGCGCGGCACATCAACAGGAACCCACGTCAGTGTCTTTGTTGATTCATCCCACAATGCAAACTCGGTCCAGGCACGAAGTGCGTTTTCCTTTTTCTTTCCCGTGAACAGTTTGTCATCATCCTCGCCAACATCAAAGCCAACGACAACACGTGCCGGAAGGCCTGCCCGTCTATACACAGCGGTGAGGAGTGCCGACATCTCAAACTGAGAGCCGCGTCTGCTTGTGAGCGTTTCGGCTGGTGATTTGAGATCGAGACCCTCAATCTCACCGTTCTTGTTGAAGTTCAAGCCTTGTGTTGAGATCTGTACGGATCCCTGGACAGCGCCCGCCAGTGTCTTGGCAAGCAGCACGGGCGGCATAGAGTCGGGACTCTGCCCCTTCAACCACTTTGTGATGTTGTCGTCGATCGGCTTCGTGTCGTAGGGTCCAACCTTTCCGTTGACCGGGCCATAATCAAGATACAACTGAGGTTCAAAGGTGGATGTACATACAGTGGGCCATTTTCCAGTCGGCCATGCGACCTTCATCGCAGCCTCTTCGTCGAACACCGTGTTGAAGCAGAACATCGGGTATTCGAGCGTGAAGCTGACCGATGCGCCGGTTGCTGCAGGAATGTGCCAGTATCCAAACCGAGCGCCGGAGTTCATGTTCGGTTTGACTGTGACATTGCCCGGGAACTGTGTATCGCCCACGCTTACTTCAGCCTTCGCTTTAGTGACATCGGAGCCACTGCTTGACGCGGTGCGATCAAGCACAGGAAACACGACTGTTGCCTCTTCAAAGGTAAAGTCTGACTCAGTTGGCATGCCCTTGCCATCGACGAGGTCCGCCTGCCTGATACCAAGACGAACCATGAGCGTGAGACTCTTGGGAAGTTCCTGTGTGAGGAAAGGACTCTGAACCTGCGACGGTACTGGTACAGCGCCGGAGTCGGTGCTTCCGGGTGTTGCATGTTGTGGGGCATCCTTTGGCCCAAGCTGATCCTTTGTGATGGTTGGTTGTGGTCGCTGCCGCTGCGCATGGGCAGGTACTGCAAGACCAAGCGCTGCAATGGCAACAACAAACAGCGACAAGACAGATGCTGTGTGTGAAGTAAGCCGATGTGCGTGGGAAGTCACGATCGCTCTCCCTTTCGGTGTTCCATGTACTGGTGATCTGGTCGATCACCCCCTCACCAGAGCATACGCCCGGACATCACCCTTGTTCCCGGAATATGTGAAAGTGGACGGAAGGCTGAGAGCAGGCCGGCTTTTCGTGCAGAAATGCGGATTGACAGCATGTATTTCATCAGCAACGCTATGATTGACTCGTCTTTGGGATGAGGTATTCCACAGTCCAATCCGGGAGGTCAGCGTGGCACAACATGCAGGTGGGGCATCTGTTCTGGAAGCGTCGCAAGGTACTGCAACTCGTGTAGAAGCTGATTCCATGGGCACGATGGAGGTGCCCGCCGATCTGCTGTATGGTGCGTCCACGCAACGGGCCGTATTGAACTTTCCGGTGTCCGGTAGACCGGTGCCAGAGCAGGTCATCCAGGCGTACGCCCTTCTTAAGTCCATGTGTGCTCAAGCAAATGAAGAGTTGGACTTGCTCGATGCGCAGCGATCCAAGGCAATCCAGACCGCGTGTGATGCGATAAAGCATGGGCTTCCCCAGCATGGCGGTCTGATGCGTCATTTTCCTGTTGACATCTTCCAGACAGGTTCGGGCACATCCACCAATATGAATGTGAACGAGGTTGTGTCAAACCTCGTCTGTATTGCGCGAGGAAAACCAATTGGCTCTTCCAAAGATGCAGAGTATCTCAAAGCAGGTGGCGTTCATCCGAACGATCACGTCAACATGGGGCAGTCCTCAAACGACACGTTCCCGACTGCGATGCACATAGCGGCTGCTCTTTCGATCGCCAATGAGTTGATTCCAGCGATTGACAAGATCACGCAGTCACTTGATCGTAAAGCCAAATCCTTCGATGAGATCGTCAAGATCGGGCGCACGCATCTCCAGGACGCAACACCCATACGTCTGGGGCAGGAGTTTGCAGGTTATACATCGCAGATGCAGCACGCGAGAGTGCGACTTGAGCGGGCACTTGCAGCGCTTGGTGAACTCGCACTGGGCGGCACAGCTGTTGGGACAGGCATCAATACACACGGGAAGTTCGGATCGCTGGTTGCGAAAAAGCTGGCAGCACATACCGGTGTCCAGTTTCGAGAGGCTGAGGATCATTGCGAAGCACAACACGCTAAGGATGCCATTGTTGAGACATCAGGTATGCTGCGCACAGTTGCGGTCAGCTTGTCAAAGATTGCAAACGATATTCGTTGGATGGGGTGCGGGCCGCGATGTGGCATTGGTGAGTTGAAGCTCCCGGCTGTGCAGCCCGGTTCGTCAATTATGCCCGGGAAGGTGAATCCGGTGTTGTGCGAGTCGGTCATGATGGTGTGCTGCCAGGTGATAGGGAACGACGCAGCTGTAACCATGGGTGGTCTAGGTGGTATTGGTAGCATCCTTGATCTCAACGTAGCGATGCCTGTGATGGCAGCAAATGTGCTGGACTCCATTCATTTGCTCTCTCGTGCATGCCACGTGTTCGTTGATAATTTGCTTGATGGTCCCGAAGGGTCCGGCGGGTTGCAGGCAGACGTTGATCGGTGCAAGGAGCTCATCGAGGGATCACTGGCAATGTGTACATCCTTGGTGCCGGCAATTGGATATGACCAGTCGGCTGCACTTGCCAAGCGGGCATACAAGGAAGGCAAGACAGTTCGCGAACTCGCAAGAGAGCTCGGCGTGCTGTCAAACGAGGAACTCGACAGGCTGCTCGATCCCATGTCCATGACCAAGCCAGTAGCTTGAAACAACGCGTGTCGTCGGGATTTGCCTGGAGTTGTTGAGGGGGAGTTGATGACGACGCACTCATCATCGATATCCGCTCAATCCGACGAGGTGACGGCACCTTCGCTCCAGTTTCCTGTTCGCATCGCTGCGATCGATGTGGGCAGCAACAGCATCCGGCTTATTGTCGCCGATGTGCATGAAGACAGTTCGTACCGCGTGCTTGATGATGAGCGTGAGCTTGCGCGACTTGGTTCCGAACTCCCAATTACTGGCCGGTTGCCAGAGGCAGCAACGGAAGTTGCGATGGGCGCGCTGAAGCGGATGCGCGATCTGACCGATGCATTCAAGGTGAACCAGCTTCGATGCATAGCAACGTCTGCTGTCCGCGATGCCACAAACGGTAAAGCCTTTGTTGATCGTGTCAGATCTGAGATCGGGCTTGAGCTTGAAGTGATTTCAGCAGAGCGCGAGGCGAGGCTTGCGTTCAGATCCATCTCGCGTCAGCACAACCTGCAACATCACCTTGTTGCTGCCATGGATATCGGCGGGGGAAGCGCGCAGCTGATCCTTGCTGCTGGTTCTGTTGTCGAGAACGTCTACCCCTTCAAGCTGGGGGCAGTTCGGCTTGCGAGTGAGTTTCCCTTTGATAAGCGGCCTCACATTCAACAATACGATAAGTTGCGTTCCCATGTGCGTGAGCAACTGCTCTCAAAGCTGACAGAGCCTCCATTCCATCCGGAAGTGCTCATCGGCACCGGAGGCACCTTTACAACATTGGGAGCGATCCACAATGCATCGGTTTCTGGTGGAACGTCGTCTGCAGGTGTACAGGGTGTTGAGTTGTCCCGCGCGCAACTGCACCACATTGTTGATCGTCTTCTGATGCTGCCACTTGAGAAACGTCGTGGTGTGAGCGGTTTGCCAGCCGATCGTGCTGACATCATTGTGCATGGGTTATGCGTTGTTGATGAAACAATGGAAGTTCTCGGGATCAACAGGGTGCGCGTTCATGAGGGTGGCGTGCGCGACGGGCTGATCAACGAGATGATTCGTGATCTGCTTGGAAGCAGGGGCCAGCATGCAGATCCGGTGAGGGACAGGCTCCGCTCGGTTCGACGCTTTGCCGAGCGGTGCGGATACGACAAGGAGCACGCAGAGCACACAATGCTGCTTGCGTGCAGAATATTTGATCAACTCTGCGAGCAACTTGCGCTCTTCCATGATGCACATGAGCAAGCAGAAGCTCGCATGATGCTCGAAGCAGGATCAATCCTGCATGATGTCGGTTACCTTGTGAACTACAGTGCTCATCACAAGCACAGCTACCACCTCATCTCGAATGCCGATCTTGAGGGGCTTTCAAAGCGCCAGGTCGAGATAATCGCGAACATAGCGCGGTACCATCGCAAGTCCGAACCAAAGAAAACGCACGCGCCTTTTCAGGCACTTGACGATGACGCGAAACACCTTGTGCGTCTGCTTGCCGGAGTTCTTCGCATAGCGGCCGGACTGAATCGCACACGGACAAGTGTGGTCCGTGATGTTCAGGTCGATGCGACAAAGCAAAGGCGATTGATTGTCATGGCCCTTGTTACCGATGGACACGCAGAAGCGGAGGTCTGGGGTGCAAAGCGAAAGGAAAATCTGCTTGCCGAGATGCTTGGTTATTCGATTGAGTTCGTCCTTCCGGAACGCGATGATGTGTTGAGCAAGTAGTGTCCGTCGGTTCATGTATTCACTAGACACTTCTTGTGCCCAGAATTGCATACGGGGATGCACCGCTGTCGCGATACATCCCCGAGCAGAACAAGAGGGAGTTTTCACTCACCATGAGATGCTGCAACTGTGTGCAGCATCTCAGGCGAAGAACTCAGACTTTGGATTACGGGCAGCCTGCTGCGTACTCGTTACCGAAGCAGATGTAATCGAAGATGTTCAGTGAGCCGCTGCCATCGCAATCGGCGTATGCGTTACCTGCTG
Above is a genomic segment from Phycisphaeraceae bacterium containing:
- a CDS encoding ABC transporter permease, giving the protein MMQRILNSRGWKKFRRNKAAMAMLFVIAAYVVISLWIVLTSAINWMTHGALEDRPVLGALLVSGTKARVGPDEFPGFGVSVSREKQYLNNVFYLGLLQRAADEVAGLDPSFDRTFEDVLRDSGVSGRPLISVSMEALKLDAEHGAQLLQSIREPSLALPSCTKLVELCDMLPAQAKHVQEIAKSDDAKQLDNAVESVSNTMLNIGGHIEEYEKHIRDLYRVVDEDTASEDADALLAIDVEDVYDMDDALFDIEDYNESLYDAALIDRIRSAAAAQQTKVSDVIDVQIGRVNELVSRVIPMPSGFAGLVYRLKMICGTDGQGRSVLVRAIYSAKIAIQVGVVTGLSAVLFGSLLGAAAAFFGGWVDHSVNWLYSTFSSIPSLVLLAVLAFMFMGSDVDGTLVPLYVAFGMTYWIGPCRVIRGEAMKIKELEYVQAATAIGFGRFYILVRHIIPNTLHLMFINFSLLFIAAIKGEVILTFLGLGLKDGASWGLMINQSKSQIVQDFFWQIGTATFFMFVLVLAFNILTDALQDAFDPKHVS
- a CDS encoding ABC transporter ATP-binding protein, producing the protein MTAFASKTTDRARAKAGAPVLQVRHLTTRFRTDDGIVTAIDDVSYDVFAGETVGIVGESGCGKTVTSKTIMRLLPEHVTIIDPKSEIMFEGNNLVNATENEMREVRGDKIAMIFQEPMTSLNPVFTVGWQLDEALKYHTKLNKRERRDRAIEMLRLVEMPNPERRVDEYPHQLSGGMRQRVMIAIALCCEPDILIADEPTTALDVTIQAQILDLMNQLKEKLNTAIVLITHDLGVVAQVCDRVVVMYAGRVVEQAPVRDLFKRPQHPYTKALLDSIPKSGKKEKGKRLATIPGIVPSLRNLPKGCRFNERCAFRQDRCVAEEPDLTTGADGRQYRCFFPVPSPMTLTIGQTQ
- a CDS encoding ATP-binding cassette domain-containing protein — encoded protein: MPPLIQARNIVKHFPVRGGMLNRIVRKVHAVNDVSFDINKGEILGVVGESGCGKSTLGKVIIRLIEPTSGSIKYDGKEVTDLDHAALMPLRKRMQIIFQDPYSSLNPRLTVRALLKEAIRLHNIVPPQEMDDYIVNLAQTVGLRPDAVDRFPHEFSGGQRQRIGIARALALKPEFIIADEPVSALDVSIQAQVLNLMMELKETFGLTMMFISHDLKVIEHFCDRVLVMYLGHLVETLSCDNLHEDAKHPYTKALLGANPINDPDERRPLTVLQGDVPSPFNMPKGCPFAGRCPLVEPRCRTEMPPLKQHSNGQAVACWVVNEPQPAAV
- a CDS encoding nucleoside monophosphate kinase → MSDRYKSILLFGAPGVGKGTQGALLAKVPGFHHLSTGEMFRNMDRGSELGRVFTQYSHRGELVPDELTIRLWGENVNARRTLGLYKPDRDILLLDGIPRTTAQARLMEGRIEVLGIVHLTTSDPEVMVKRLRDRALKEGRVDDADEKTIRRRFEVYQNETRPMLEHYTPELVHDVEAVGSPAYVLLNILQAIVPVLEQAGACSCAK
- a CDS encoding prepilin-type N-terminal cleavage/methylation domain-containing protein, with protein sequence MGTRRAFTLIELLVVIAIISILIGILLPAMGAARHAARVTVCATKLQQMGIGLAMYWNDYERMMPQVLVDVGAGVPKPVGALFGGKKGTLPAFGINEFGAERRPLNQYLMNRDVPKDDETGVVELEEYHSPLDSGANVPGVGPVESMYDLLGSSYTINDHALDTVPYVDTIPTLVPDFGGRMPRIAQPSRTIAIATHTVYNYDDDGDRETYWFDKRQIKANILFVDLHVKAGLRVPYTPGEPTNTTKDYTFLPVPEPLQPDE
- a CDS encoding transglutaminase domain-containing protein — encoded protein: MTSHAHRLTSHTASVLSLFVVAIAALGLAVPAHAQRQRPQPTITKDQLGPKDAPQHATPGSTDSGAVPVPSQVQSPFLTQELPKSLTLMVRLGIRQADLVDGKGMPTESDFTFEEATVVFPVLDRTASSSGSDVTKAKAEVSVGDTQFPGNVTVKPNMNSGARFGYWHIPAATGASVSFTLEYPMFCFNTVFDEEAAMKVAWPTGKWPTVCTSTFEPQLYLDYGPVNGKVGPYDTKPIDDNITKWLKGQSPDSMPPVLLAKTLAGAVQGSVQISTQGLNFNKNGEIEGLDLKSPAETLTSRRGSQFEMSALLTAVYRRAGLPARVVVGFDVGEDDDKLFTGKKKENALRAWTEFALWDESTKTLTWVPVDVPRMRKSSSRPRGVDREWPFFGTHDELNRVVPIAHHFHPPAPINTRAYGSPAFYGLWFRPDAPGIAIQHIAFSAISTAQRGSDKTNSR
- a CDS encoding class II fumarate hydratase, producing MGTMEVPADLLYGASTQRAVLNFPVSGRPVPEQVIQAYALLKSMCAQANEELDLLDAQRSKAIQTACDAIKHGLPQHGGLMRHFPVDIFQTGSGTSTNMNVNEVVSNLVCIARGKPIGSSKDAEYLKAGGVHPNDHVNMGQSSNDTFPTAMHIAAALSIANELIPAIDKITQSLDRKAKSFDEIVKIGRTHLQDATPIRLGQEFAGYTSQMQHARVRLERALAALGELALGGTAVGTGINTHGKFGSLVAKKLAAHTGVQFREAEDHCEAQHAKDAIVETSGMLRTVAVSLSKIANDIRWMGCGPRCGIGELKLPAVQPGSSIMPGKVNPVLCESVMMVCCQVIGNDAAVTMGGLGGIGSILDLNVAMPVMAANVLDSIHLLSRACHVFVDNLLDGPEGSGGLQADVDRCKELIEGSLAMCTSLVPAIGYDQSAALAKRAYKEGKTVRELARELGVLSNEELDRLLDPMSMTKPVA
- a CDS encoding Ppx/GppA family phosphatase; protein product: MTTHSSSISAQSDEVTAPSLQFPVRIAAIDVGSNSIRLIVADVHEDSSYRVLDDERELARLGSELPITGRLPEAATEVAMGALKRMRDLTDAFKVNQLRCIATSAVRDATNGKAFVDRVRSEIGLELEVISAEREARLAFRSISRQHNLQHHLVAAMDIGGGSAQLILAAGSVVENVYPFKLGAVRLASEFPFDKRPHIQQYDKLRSHVREQLLSKLTEPPFHPEVLIGTGGTFTTLGAIHNASVSGGTSSAGVQGVELSRAQLHHIVDRLLMLPLEKRRGVSGLPADRADIIVHGLCVVDETMEVLGINRVRVHEGGVRDGLINEMIRDLLGSRGQHADPVRDRLRSVRRFAERCGYDKEHAEHTMLLACRIFDQLCEQLALFHDAHEQAEARMMLEAGSILHDVGYLVNYSAHHKHSYHLISNADLEGLSKRQVEIIANIARYHRKSEPKKTHAPFQALDDDAKHLVRLLAGVLRIAAGLNRTRTSVVRDVQVDATKQRRLIVMALVTDGHAEAEVWGAKRKENLLAEMLGYSIEFVLPERDDVLSK